In Patagioenas fasciata isolate bPatFas1 chromosome 20, bPatFas1.hap1, whole genome shotgun sequence, a genomic segment contains:
- the SLC31A2 gene encoding protein SLC31A2: MQMTFYFSDTAVLLFDFWSVHTPAGMALSVLVILLLSVLYEAVKMGKAVLLRRALLTLPRSLSRESLVEPEETDTNPPEGRWFQYHVAQTLFHVVQVVLGYMVMLAVMSYNAWIFLGAIVGSTLGYFVVYPLLGRG; the protein is encoded by the exons ATGCAG ATGACCTTCTACTTTTCGGACACGGCCGTGCTGCTCTTTGATTTCTGGAGTGTCCACACCCCTGCAG GGATGGCGCTCTCGGTGCTGGTGATCCTGCTGCTGTCCGTGCTCTATGAAGCCGTCAAGATGGGCAAAGCCGTGTTGCTGCGACGGGCGCTGCTGACGCTGCCCCGCAGCCTCAGCCGGGAGTCGCTGGTGGAGCCGGAGGAGACAGACACCAACCCTCCCGAGGGCAG GTGGTTTCAGTACCATGTTGCCCAGACGCTGTTCCATGTGGTGCAGGTGGTGCTGGGCTACATGGTGATGTTGGCTGTCATGTCCTACAACGCCTGGATCTTCCTGGGGGCCATCGTGGGCTCCACGCTGGGCTATTTTGTGGTGTACCCCCTGCTCGGCCGGGGCTAG